A genomic segment from Bradyrhizobium sp. ISRA430 encodes:
- a CDS encoding S-methyl-5'-thioadenosine phosphorylase, whose amino-acid sequence MTQAVLGIIGGSGIYDLPGLEGAHEEVIRSPWGEPSAPLRRGTIAGLPIVFLPRHDRGHRLSPSDINYRANIDVLKRAGVTDLVSLSACGSFREELPPGTFVLVDQFIDRTYKRESSFFGRGCVAHVSMAHPVSPRLRIHLAAAAEAEGIAIARGGTYVCMEGPQFSTLAESMTYKTLGYSVIGMTNMPEAKLAREAEICYATVAMVTDFDCWHPDHDAVTVQDIIRMLTSNADKAKTLVARLAKDFPREHEPCPVGSDRALDTALITAPEARDPELLAKLDAVAGRVLRA is encoded by the coding sequence ATGACGCAGGCGGTATTGGGCATCATCGGAGGCTCCGGCATCTACGATCTGCCGGGCCTCGAGGGCGCACACGAAGAGGTGATCAGGAGCCCCTGGGGCGAGCCCTCGGCTCCCTTACGGCGCGGCACCATCGCGGGCCTGCCGATCGTGTTCCTGCCGCGCCATGACAGGGGTCACCGGCTGTCGCCCTCGGACATCAACTACCGCGCCAATATCGACGTACTGAAGCGCGCCGGCGTCACTGACCTGGTGTCGCTGTCGGCCTGCGGCTCGTTCAGGGAGGAACTGCCGCCCGGGACCTTCGTTCTCGTCGACCAGTTCATCGATCGCACCTACAAGCGCGAGAGCTCGTTCTTCGGCAGGGGCTGCGTCGCGCATGTATCGATGGCGCATCCGGTCTCGCCGCGCCTGCGCATTCATCTTGCCGCCGCGGCCGAGGCCGAGGGCATCGCAATCGCCCGCGGTGGCACCTATGTCTGCATGGAGGGGCCGCAATTCTCGACCCTTGCGGAAAGCATGACCTACAAGACGCTGGGCTACTCCGTGATCGGCATGACCAACATGCCCGAGGCAAAACTCGCCCGCGAGGCGGAGATTTGCTATGCCACGGTGGCGATGGTGACGGATTTCGATTGCTGGCATCCCGATCATGATGCCGTCACCGTGCAGGACATCATCCGGATGCTGACTTCTAACGCCGACAAGGCGAAGACGCTGGTGGCGCGGCTGGCAAAGGATTTTCCGCGCGAGCATGAGCCGTGCCCGGTCGGCTCCGACCGCGCGCTCGACACCGCGCTGATCACGGCGCCCGAGGCGCGCGATCCGGAGCTGCTAGCGAAGCTCGACGCGGTGGCGGGGCGCGTGCTGCGCGCCTGA
- a CDS encoding phosphopantetheine-binding protein, whose amino-acid sequence MQAFDTDVRNRIIKLVKGILEQNSLAADVTPSAKLVDVGLTSMDMVNLMLGVEAEFDFTIPQSEITPENFQSVETLERMIVTQLQPATAA is encoded by the coding sequence ATGCAGGCCTTCGATACCGACGTGCGCAATCGCATCATCAAGCTGGTGAAGGGCATCCTCGAACAGAATTCGCTTGCTGCTGACGTCACGCCGTCCGCGAAGCTCGTCGACGTCGGCCTGACCTCGATGGACATGGTCAACCTGATGCTGGGCGTGGAAGCCGAGTTCGACTTCACCATCCCGCAGTCCGAGATTACGCCGGAGAATTTTCAGTCCGTCGAAACGCTGGAGCGGATGATCGTGACCCAGTTGCAGCCCGCGACGGCGGCTTAG
- a CDS encoding amino acid--[acyl-carrier-protein] ligase, whose protein sequence is MNIAVLPNAPETAPQLADPLDHLADVLFHRMGSDGVYARTALYEDVVERLAALITRHREAGTEVMRFPPVMSRAQLEKSGYLKSFPNLLGCVCGLHGTEREINAAVSRFDAGGDWTTSLSPADLVLSPAACYPVYPIAASRGQLPKGGLRFDVAADCFRREPSRHLDRLQSFRMREYVCIGTPNDVADFRERWMVRAQAIARDLGLTFRVDYASDPFFGRVGQMKAVSQKQQQLKFELLIPLRSEEQPTACMSFNYHREHFGTTWGIRDANGEPAHTGCVAFGMDRLAVAMFHTHGTDLSAWPAKVRDILGMQPHVPADAHGEGWR, encoded by the coding sequence ATGAACATTGCCGTTCTCCCCAACGCGCCCGAGACCGCGCCGCAACTTGCCGATCCGCTCGATCATCTCGCTGATGTCCTGTTCCATCGCATGGGCTCGGACGGCGTCTACGCCCGTACCGCGCTCTATGAGGATGTCGTAGAGCGGCTCGCCGCGCTGATAACTCGGCACCGCGAAGCAGGCACGGAGGTGATGCGCTTTCCCCCGGTGATGAGCCGCGCCCAGCTCGAGAAGTCCGGCTACCTCAAGAGCTTTCCGAACCTGCTCGGCTGCGTCTGCGGCCTGCACGGCACCGAACGCGAGATCAACGCTGCGGTAAGCCGGTTCGACGCCGGCGGCGACTGGACCACCTCGCTATCCCCGGCCGATCTCGTGCTGTCGCCCGCCGCCTGCTATCCCGTCTATCCGATCGCGGCGAGCCGGGGGCAGCTCCCGAAGGGCGGCCTGCGCTTCGACGTTGCCGCCGACTGCTTCCGCCGCGAGCCGTCGCGCCATCTCGACCGGCTGCAATCGTTCCGCATGCGTGAATATGTCTGCATCGGCACGCCCAATGACGTCGCCGACTTCCGCGAGCGCTGGATGGTGCGGGCGCAGGCGATCGCCCGCGACCTCGGCCTGACCTTCCGCGTCGACTATGCCAGCGATCCCTTCTTCGGCCGCGTCGGCCAGATGAAGGCGGTGAGCCAGAAGCAGCAGCAGCTCAAGTTCGAGCTCCTGATTCCGCTGCGTTCGGAAGAGCAGCCAACCGCCTGCATGAGCTTCAACTATCATCGCGAGCATTTCGGCACGACCTGGGGCATCCGGGATGCCAATGGCGAGCCCGCTCACACCGGCTGCGTCGCCTTCGGCATGGACCGGCTCGCCGTCGCCATGTTCCACACCCACGGCACCGATCTCTCCGCCTGGCCCGCCAAGGTGCGGGATATCCTGGGCATGCAGCCGCACGTTCCGGCCGATGCCCATGGCGAGGGCTGGCGCTAA
- a CDS encoding acyl-CoA dehydrogenase family protein, which yields MNVREAVLQPVGEAQASFLEQGPSLVERAAKTAAVAAADAEGVDRDARFPHKAFEMAREQKLLGVMIPVEFGGLGASIYDVTDICYTLGRACASTAMIYAMHQTKVACVIRHGHGIPWMETMMRRVARDQWLLASSTTEGQNGGNIRASAAAVDNAGDTVTLVRDATVISYGAEADGLVTIARRATEAVASDQVLLALAKDDYSLKRTLGWETLGMRGTCSTGFELKVDCPADRVFPESYDKIHAQTMTPFAHLCWSSAWAGIAAAAVTRAQAFIRKAARGAGGQMPPAAAHFTAAKMSLAKLRALIAANVDAFARAEHDERALGSLDFQSSITLLKVQASELAVETVMHAMRTTGLSGYRNDGEFTMGRHLRDVLSSPIMINNDRILANAATATLMSGVPMSLRD from the coding sequence ATGAACGTGCGTGAAGCGGTCCTTCAGCCTGTCGGCGAGGCGCAAGCGAGCTTTCTCGAACAAGGTCCCTCGCTGGTCGAACGCGCGGCCAAGACCGCCGCGGTGGCCGCCGCCGATGCCGAGGGCGTCGATCGCGACGCCCGCTTCCCTCACAAGGCGTTCGAAATGGCACGCGAGCAGAAGCTGCTCGGCGTCATGATCCCGGTCGAATTCGGCGGGCTCGGTGCTTCGATCTACGACGTCACCGACATCTGCTACACGCTCGGGCGCGCCTGCGCCTCGACCGCGATGATCTACGCGATGCATCAGACCAAGGTCGCCTGCGTCATCAGGCACGGCCACGGCATCCCCTGGATGGAGACCATGATGCGCCGCGTCGCCCGCGACCAGTGGCTGCTCGCCTCCTCCACCACGGAAGGTCAGAACGGCGGCAACATCCGCGCCAGCGCAGCCGCGGTCGACAATGCCGGCGACACCGTTACGCTCGTGCGTGACGCCACCGTGATCTCCTACGGCGCCGAGGCCGACGGCCTCGTTACCATTGCCCGCCGCGCCACCGAGGCCGTCGCATCCGACCAGGTGCTGCTGGCGCTCGCCAAGGACGACTATTCGCTGAAGCGGACGCTGGGCTGGGAAACACTCGGCATGCGCGGCACCTGCTCGACCGGCTTCGAGCTGAAGGTGGACTGCCCCGCCGATCGCGTCTTCCCCGAGTCCTATGACAAGATCCACGCCCAGACCATGACCCCGTTCGCGCATCTGTGCTGGTCGTCGGCCTGGGCCGGCATTGCCGCCGCGGCCGTGACGCGCGCGCAGGCATTCATCCGCAAGGCGGCACGCGGCGCGGGCGGGCAGATGCCGCCGGCGGCGGCGCACTTCACCGCCGCGAAAATGTCGCTCGCCAAGCTGCGCGCGCTGATCGCCGCCAATGTCGATGCTTTCGCGCGCGCCGAGCATGACGAGCGCGCCCTCGGCTCGCTCGATTTCCAGTCGTCGATCACGCTCCTGAAGGTCCAGGCCTCCGAGCTCGCGGTCGAGACCGTGATGCACGCGATGCGCACGACCGGGCTGTCGGGCTATCGCAACGATGGCGAATTCACCATGGGCCGCCATCTGCGCGACGTGCTGTCGTCGCCGATCATGATCAACAACGACCGCATCCTCGCAAACGCTGCGACGGCGACGCTGATGAGCGGCGTGCCGATGAGCCTTCGCGACTGA